One segment of Desulfosporosinus sp. Sb-LF DNA contains the following:
- the nifK gene encoding nitrogenase molybdenum-iron protein subunit beta: protein MSHMKTSTKATKDWLNTLEYREKNFAREKLVINPAKACQPLGALLCALGIEGSLPFVHGSQGCAAYFRSTLSRHYREPVAAVSDSMTEDSAVFGGQSNLIEGLKNANALYSPKVIAMFTSCMAEVIGDDIKAYLGNAKEQEAIPKDLPVALANTPSFKGSHITGYDTMLKGLVECLATARQEDKINDRLYVVPGFDTYTANLREYKRLLKVMDTPYTLLPDQSDVLDAPNLGTYELYPGGTSITEMNDALNAASFLCLQTYSTPTTRKYLASKEVPVESISMPIGIAGTDKFIESIAKFTGKDVPEEITLERGRSIDAMTDSHQYIHGKKFALFGDPDVLIGLVSFLLEMGGEPVHIVCTNSTPLFKKAMESLLASSPYGQGSTLYAGKDLWHLRSLLVTDPVDMLIGDSHGKWAARDANIPLVRVGFPITDRVNLHRYPIIGYSGVINLITMIVNTFLEEKDRTSSDPYFEMMR, encoded by the coding sequence ATGTCTCATATGAAAACTAGTACTAAGGCAACAAAAGATTGGCTCAATACTCTAGAATATCGCGAAAAGAATTTTGCCCGTGAAAAGCTGGTTATCAATCCAGCCAAAGCCTGCCAACCCCTTGGGGCCTTGCTTTGTGCCTTAGGAATTGAAGGAAGTCTCCCGTTTGTTCATGGTTCACAAGGATGTGCCGCCTATTTTCGAAGTACCTTATCCCGCCATTACAGGGAACCTGTTGCAGCAGTATCGGATTCTATGACTGAGGATTCTGCGGTATTTGGAGGACAGTCTAATCTTATCGAAGGTTTAAAAAATGCTAATGCACTTTATAGCCCGAAAGTGATCGCTATGTTTACGAGCTGTATGGCTGAAGTTATTGGGGACGACATCAAGGCTTATTTAGGTAATGCAAAAGAACAAGAGGCGATTCCGAAAGATCTTCCGGTTGCCTTGGCTAACACCCCGAGCTTTAAGGGGTCTCATATAACAGGGTATGACACGATGCTCAAAGGTCTCGTCGAGTGTTTAGCCACGGCTAGACAGGAGGATAAAATTAACGACCGACTTTATGTTGTCCCTGGTTTTGACACTTATACCGCCAATCTTCGTGAATATAAACGACTTCTTAAAGTGATGGATACGCCTTATACCCTTTTACCTGATCAGAGTGATGTACTGGATGCTCCTAATTTGGGCACCTATGAATTATACCCTGGAGGGACATCCATTACAGAAATGAACGATGCTCTGAACGCTGCAAGTTTCTTATGCTTACAGACTTACTCAACTCCGACAACCCGTAAATATCTGGCCAGTAAGGAAGTCCCAGTCGAATCGATTTCCATGCCCATCGGGATCGCGGGCACAGATAAATTCATTGAATCTATTGCCAAATTCACCGGGAAAGATGTACCAGAGGAAATTACCCTTGAGCGGGGACGTTCCATCGATGCCATGACGGATTCCCATCAATATATTCATGGCAAGAAATTTGCACTGTTTGGTGACCCGGATGTTTTGATAGGGCTCGTCTCATTTTTGCTAGAAATGGGAGGAGAACCGGTCCATATCGTTTGCACTAATTCAACCCCGTTGTTTAAGAAAGCCATGGAAAGTTTGTTAGCGTCAAGCCCTTATGGTCAGGGGTCCACACTCTATGCTGGCAAAGATCTTTGGCATCTCAGATCCCTTTTGGTTACGGACCCAGTGGATATGTTAATCGGTGATTCCCATGGTAAGTGGGCTGCACGTGACGCCAATATTCCGCTTGTCAGAGTAGGGTTCCCCATCACGGATCGAGTGAATCTCCATCGTTATCCAATCATTGGGTACTCCGGAGTCATTAATTTAATCACTATGATCGTGAATACGTTTTTGGAGGAGAAAGACAGGACTTCTTCAGACCCATACTTTGAAATGATGCGTTAG
- the nifN gene encoding nitrogenase iron-molybdenum cofactor biosynthesis protein NifN, with amino-acid sequence MTNTRHYEGNPQKNSPALGATLAYLGVNGLLALLHGSQGCSSFIRLQLSRHYKEPIPLNSTALLEDSVIFGGWEHLKKGIAVAADKYKPQIIGVMSTGLTETFGDDMVSALSSLRSERPDLDDLPVVLASTPDYIGSMQEGYQRTVEALITTLAEHPTKTSEQPVSNSGAYSIEDHDLTIALLPGCHLTPGDVDELKEIIRQFGFRPITIPDLSISLDGHAELEAAPVVQGGTLLEDFRRLANAKACLSFGLSMEKSGEILKRTYEIPHFNFPSLTGLNVTDAFVLTLAKISGKPIPEKLLRQRSRLLDTLADYHDQLGGLKIAIALEMDLLYSLASCLVEVGSEIMVALAASQAGIHKLSLPIPIGVGDLETLEERAGKSTLIIANSNGRQAAGLLKLPHLRAGLPVFDRAGYPQKCWIGYEGTQQFLFDTLNSVS; translated from the coding sequence ATGACTAATACAAGACATTATGAGGGAAATCCTCAGAAAAATAGCCCTGCTCTAGGCGCGACCTTGGCTTACCTCGGGGTCAATGGACTTCTGGCCTTACTTCATGGTTCTCAGGGGTGTTCCTCATTCATTCGGTTACAGCTTTCAAGGCACTATAAGGAGCCGATTCCCCTTAATTCAACTGCTTTATTAGAAGACTCGGTCATTTTTGGCGGCTGGGAACATCTTAAAAAAGGAATTGCTGTGGCAGCTGACAAATATAAGCCGCAAATTATCGGAGTAATGAGTACGGGTTTAACCGAAACCTTTGGAGATGACATGGTGAGCGCACTGTCTAGCCTACGCTCAGAAAGACCGGATTTAGATGATCTGCCGGTTGTCCTTGCAAGTACGCCAGACTATATCGGGTCTATGCAAGAAGGTTATCAGCGGACGGTAGAGGCTCTAATTACCACGTTGGCAGAACATCCAACTAAGACCTCTGAACAACCCGTCTCAAACTCTGGCGCTTACTCTATCGAAGATCATGATCTGACCATCGCGTTATTGCCTGGTTGTCATTTGACCCCAGGTGATGTAGATGAACTAAAAGAGATCATCAGGCAATTCGGATTTAGGCCCATTACCATTCCCGATCTTTCCATTTCTCTAGATGGGCATGCTGAACTGGAAGCTGCCCCGGTAGTTCAAGGAGGAACGCTACTTGAAGATTTTCGGCGTTTGGCAAACGCTAAGGCCTGCTTATCGTTTGGTCTAAGTATGGAGAAATCGGGTGAAATACTTAAGCGAACGTACGAAATTCCCCATTTTAACTTTCCTTCATTGACGGGGCTCAACGTAACAGATGCGTTTGTTTTAACGCTCGCCAAGATCTCGGGTAAGCCGATACCGGAGAAACTTCTCCGACAAAGAAGCCGATTGTTGGATACACTGGCCGATTATCACGACCAACTTGGTGGTCTGAAGATAGCCATAGCCTTGGAGATGGATCTACTGTATAGTCTGGCCTCATGCTTGGTTGAGGTAGGTTCTGAGATAATGGTCGCTTTAGCGGCATCCCAAGCAGGTATTCACAAACTATCCCTTCCGATCCCAATCGGAGTGGGGGATTTGGAAACACTCGAAGAACGAGCGGGTAAGAGTACGTTAATTATTGCTAATTCCAACGGTCGGCAAGCAGCAGGGTTACTAAAGCTCCCCCATTTAAGAGCGGGGTTGCCAGTCTTTGATCGTGCCGGTTATCCACAAAAATGCTGGATTGGTTATGAAGGTACTCAGCAATTTCTCTTTGATACCTTGAATTCAGTGAGTTAG
- the murJ gene encoding murein biosynthesis integral membrane protein MurJ: MSSTNRTLVKAAGFLMAAQLASRILGFLRESLMAGFFGQGSTTDAYNTAFVLPDLLYWLLVGGVLSAAFIPVFSEYIAKGKEEEGWRVVSSVVNLIFLTLGLLIFVGLIFTPQFLRLMVPGFVKTGNIGMATYLTRILLIQPLFMALSGITMGILNSYKIFWPSALGTVLYNVSVILFGTILANPAKPNSISGFAFGVVVGAFVSFAVQIPSLRKVGVRYYPIIDWHNPGVRRIGALAVPIIISYSLNQIQVVVNNNFGSSLLPGSITAVWYSYRLFQLPVGIFALAIAVATFPTMTEQAALKQWDKLRQTISQAVRMVIFITLPISVGMIVLRYPLIRVLFQHGHFTAQDTLTTAIPLLYFALGISSQSVIQILPRAFYALQDTWTPVILGVISMVINILAMVLLIHPLAHGGLAFATTIAAFANMLLLLYVLRRRLGRIDGWAMFWTSVKSLVASLLMALVIWAWSGLLTPLIGIRTMASVIILMTGTGIGVVVFAGMAKLLRMEEFTQTMGLVNRKIGKR; this comes from the coding sequence ATGTCATCAACCAACCGCACACTTGTGAAAGCGGCCGGATTTTTAATGGCGGCCCAATTGGCTTCGCGAATTTTAGGGTTTTTGCGTGAATCTCTTATGGCCGGTTTCTTTGGTCAGGGTAGCACGACGGATGCTTATAATACTGCATTTGTTCTTCCGGATTTATTATATTGGTTACTTGTGGGTGGAGTTTTAAGCGCTGCTTTTATTCCTGTCTTTTCTGAATATATTGCGAAGGGAAAAGAGGAGGAGGGCTGGCGCGTTGTCAGCTCGGTTGTGAATTTGATTTTTCTCACGCTTGGTTTGTTGATCTTCGTGGGACTTATTTTTACTCCTCAGTTTCTCCGTTTGATGGTTCCGGGGTTTGTTAAGACTGGCAATATAGGCATGGCGACCTATTTGACTCGAATTCTTTTAATCCAGCCGTTGTTTATGGCCTTAAGTGGCATAACGATGGGCATCCTGAATTCTTATAAGATTTTCTGGCCTTCTGCTTTGGGGACTGTGCTCTATAATGTGTCTGTTATTTTGTTTGGGACGATTTTGGCAAATCCGGCTAAACCCAATAGTATTTCTGGATTTGCTTTTGGGGTCGTTGTTGGAGCGTTTGTTAGCTTTGCAGTACAAATCCCTTCTTTGAGGAAAGTAGGGGTGCGTTACTACCCCATTATTGACTGGCACAATCCCGGTGTTCGCCGAATCGGGGCTCTTGCTGTTCCCATTATCATCAGTTACTCCTTAAATCAAATTCAGGTCGTGGTTAATAATAACTTCGGGTCGTCCTTACTCCCGGGGAGTATCACTGCCGTTTGGTATTCATATCGTCTTTTCCAATTGCCAGTGGGAATTTTCGCTTTAGCTATTGCAGTAGCTACCTTTCCGACGATGACAGAACAAGCGGCTTTAAAACAATGGGATAAACTTCGCCAAACGATATCTCAAGCCGTTCGTATGGTTATTTTTATCACTCTGCCGATTTCGGTCGGTATGATCGTTTTGCGCTATCCTCTTATACGAGTCTTGTTTCAACATGGGCATTTTACTGCCCAAGATACTTTGACCACGGCGATTCCATTGTTGTATTTTGCTCTTGGGATTTCTTCGCAGTCCGTAATTCAGATTCTCCCCCGGGCTTTTTATGCACTTCAGGATACTTGGACTCCGGTTATTCTGGGGGTTATCTCCATGGTCATCAATATTTTGGCGATGGTTTTACTGATTCATCCTCTTGCACATGGTGGGTTGGCTTTTGCCACGACTATCGCTGCTTTTGCGAATATGTTGCTGTTGCTTTATGTGTTGCGTAGACGGTTAGGTCGAATCGATGGTTGGGCTATGTTTTGGACAAGCGTAAAATCTTTAGTTGCGTCACTCCTCATGGCGTTGGTGATTTGGGCGTGGAGTGGATTGCTGACCCCGTTGATCGGTATCCGCACGATGGCTTCGGTGATCATATTGATGACTGGAACAGGAATTGGAGTGGTGGTATTTGCAGGGATGGCAAAACTTTTGAGAATGGAAGAGTTTACACAGACGATGGGTTTAGTGAACCGTAAGATTGGAAAACGTTAG
- the nifD gene encoding nitrogenase molybdenum-iron protein alpha chain, producing the protein MSTKETIDFRKQVVEEVLEIYPEKAKKNRRQHIAVKDSECASCAVKSNAKTVPGIMTARGCAYAGAKGVVWGPVKDIVHISHGPVGCGYYSWGNRRNLAEGEIGVDNFVPFLFTSDFQESDIIYGGDKKLEKIIHEVVDLFPNAKGVSVLSECPVGLIGDDIESVARRMSEELELPVIPVRCEGFRGISQSLGHHIANDAIRDHLLGKGPAREIGPYDIGIIGDYNIGGDAWASKKILEEMGLKVVNIWTGDSTMEMLQNGHLVKLNLIHCFRSMNYIAKHMEETYGTPWMEFNFFGPTKIKESILKIAAQFDASIMEKALKVIEKYEPQMQKVIEKYRPRLDKKTVMLYVGGLRPRHIVGAYEDLGMEVIGTGYEFAHNEDYEKTIPALKEGTLIYDDVTALELEEFVKKLKPDLVGSGIKEKYVFEKMGLPFRQMHSWDYSGPYHGYEGFPIFAKDMDMAINSPTWKSIKAPWSK; encoded by the coding sequence ATGAGCACAAAGGAGACAATAGATTTCCGAAAACAAGTCGTGGAAGAGGTTTTGGAGATTTATCCGGAAAAGGCCAAAAAGAATCGGAGACAACATATTGCGGTCAAAGATAGTGAGTGTGCAAGTTGCGCAGTCAAATCCAATGCGAAAACAGTCCCTGGTATCATGACCGCACGGGGATGTGCCTACGCAGGGGCTAAAGGGGTTGTTTGGGGTCCGGTTAAGGATATCGTGCATATTTCCCATGGACCGGTCGGATGTGGCTATTATTCTTGGGGTAACCGCCGGAACTTAGCAGAAGGTGAAATCGGCGTTGACAACTTTGTACCTTTTTTATTCACCTCGGACTTCCAGGAAAGCGATATTATCTACGGTGGGGACAAAAAGCTGGAAAAAATCATCCATGAGGTCGTTGATCTTTTTCCAAATGCCAAAGGAGTTTCTGTTCTTTCGGAGTGCCCTGTCGGACTGATTGGAGATGACATTGAAAGTGTCGCTCGCCGCATGAGTGAAGAACTTGAACTTCCAGTTATCCCGGTTCGTTGTGAAGGGTTTAGGGGAATAAGCCAGTCCCTTGGCCATCATATCGCTAATGATGCTATTCGGGATCATCTTTTAGGTAAAGGCCCAGCAAGAGAAATTGGACCGTACGATATCGGAATTATCGGCGATTATAATATTGGTGGAGATGCCTGGGCCAGTAAAAAGATTCTAGAAGAAATGGGCTTGAAAGTTGTAAATATTTGGACGGGAGACTCCACGATGGAAATGCTTCAGAACGGACATCTGGTCAAACTTAATTTGATCCACTGTTTCAGAAGTATGAATTACATTGCTAAACACATGGAAGAAACTTATGGAACCCCCTGGATGGAATTCAACTTCTTCGGACCGACTAAAATTAAGGAGTCAATTCTTAAAATTGCAGCCCAATTTGATGCAAGTATCATGGAAAAAGCACTAAAAGTGATCGAGAAATATGAACCACAGATGCAAAAAGTGATCGAGAAATATCGTCCACGTTTAGATAAAAAAACCGTTATGCTTTATGTAGGAGGCCTTCGCCCGAGGCATATTGTGGGAGCTTATGAAGATTTGGGCATGGAAGTTATCGGAACGGGTTACGAATTTGCTCATAATGAGGATTACGAGAAAACCATTCCTGCATTAAAAGAGGGAACGTTGATTTATGACGATGTGACTGCTTTAGAGCTCGAAGAGTTCGTCAAGAAGCTAAAACCTGATTTAGTGGGATCGGGGATCAAAGAGAAGTATGTCTTTGAGAAAATGGGTCTTCCCTTCCGTCAAATGCATTCTTGGGACTACTCAGGCCCTTATCACGGATACGAAGGATTCCCTATTTTTGCCAAGGATATGGATATGGCCATAAACAGCCCGACCTGGAAATCAATCAAAGCCCCTTGGTCAAAATAA
- a CDS encoding P-II family nitrogen regulator has protein sequence MKMIRAIVRPDKTEIVAEALAQAGMPSLTKMHVFGRGRTKGIRIGDVVYDEFPKTLLLLVVEDEKLDEAISVILESAKTGTMGDGKVFVTEVEEAYTVSKGTKGL, from the coding sequence ATGAAAATGATTAGAGCAATTGTAAGACCTGATAAAACGGAAATCGTCGCTGAGGCCTTAGCACAAGCTGGAATGCCATCGTTGACAAAAATGCATGTCTTTGGTCGAGGTAGAACAAAGGGTATTCGGATCGGTGACGTAGTTTATGATGAATTTCCCAAGACCCTTCTTCTCTTAGTTGTTGAAGACGAAAAGTTGGACGAAGCTATTTCGGTAATTCTCGAAAGTGCCAAAACCGGAACCATGGGGGATGGCAAGGTCTTTGTAACTGAAGTGGAAGAGGCGTACACCGTGAGTAAAGGGACAAAGGGGTTGTAG
- a CDS encoding ferredoxin — translation MNNELIYKTFGGLPWTPRYVEAVDSALCLGCGRCVKLCGQQCLGLESFEDDEGTERHIAKIDNKALCIGCQACGRICVRRCYTFKEKSA, via the coding sequence TTGAATAATGAACTAATTTACAAAACCTTTGGAGGTTTGCCTTGGACTCCGCGATATGTTGAAGCAGTCGATAGTGCCCTGTGTCTTGGATGTGGGCGATGTGTAAAATTATGTGGACAACAATGCTTAGGTCTGGAAAGTTTTGAAGATGACGAGGGGACAGAACGGCATATTGCAAAGATTGATAATAAAGCCCTATGCATCGGTTGCCAGGCTTGTGGCAGGATCTGCGTGCGCCGCTGTTATACCTTTAAGGAAAAATCAGCTTAA
- the nifE gene encoding nitrogenase iron-molybdenum cofactor biosynthesis protein NifE, which produces MFTNLTKLDLKDKQCMSDAGSPKLCMKALPGEGAERSCAYDGARVVLMPITDVAHLVHGPIACAGNSWDNRGARSSGSQLFRRGLTTDIMENDVIYGGEKKLKESILEIALRHNPKAIFVYATCVSSLIGDDVDKICKEAEVELTIPVIAVNCPGFLGDKNIGNRIAGEVLFDRVIGTAEGPNEKIPLSINLIGEYNIAGDIWGVIPDLKNLGITLQTAITGDAKFDDIRSAHKASLNVLICSKSLTNLVRKMEISYGIPFMEGSFYGIHDTSETLVNIAKALGDPDLLERTLVYVRKKEDETRKIIAGYKTLLENKQAILFTGGVKTWSMVSTLAELGINILAGGTQNSTPEDFQRMKELMDPSAQIIEDTSSAGFLKIIAEKKPDLIVAGGKTKYLAHKTRTPFLDINHGRKLPYAGYQGMVTFAETLTRTVLSPVWGLLKQEFPPKESEQDD; this is translated from the coding sequence GTGTTCACCAATCTTACAAAACTAGATCTTAAAGACAAACAGTGCATGTCAGATGCCGGTTCGCCCAAATTATGCATGAAGGCCCTGCCCGGCGAAGGCGCAGAGCGAAGTTGCGCTTATGACGGGGCACGAGTTGTGCTCATGCCCATTACGGATGTTGCTCACCTTGTTCATGGACCGATTGCCTGTGCTGGAAACTCATGGGATAATCGAGGAGCTCGCTCCTCTGGTTCCCAGCTGTTCCGGCGGGGGCTGACCACAGACATTATGGAAAATGACGTTATTTACGGCGGGGAGAAAAAGCTGAAAGAGTCGATCTTGGAAATCGCTCTTCGACATAATCCTAAAGCAATTTTTGTCTATGCAACCTGTGTCTCTTCTTTAATAGGAGATGACGTCGATAAGATTTGCAAAGAAGCGGAAGTAGAACTAACCATTCCGGTTATAGCCGTTAATTGCCCAGGTTTTTTGGGAGATAAAAATATTGGAAACCGAATTGCGGGGGAAGTCTTATTTGATCGGGTCATAGGGACAGCTGAGGGGCCTAATGAGAAAATACCCCTTTCTATCAACCTCATCGGGGAGTATAACATTGCTGGAGATATTTGGGGTGTTATACCAGACTTGAAAAACTTAGGGATCACACTTCAAACGGCTATTACTGGGGACGCCAAATTTGATGACATACGTTCAGCTCATAAGGCAAGCCTTAATGTGTTGATCTGTTCCAAAAGCCTAACTAATTTAGTCAGGAAAATGGAAATCAGCTATGGTATACCCTTTATGGAAGGTTCGTTTTATGGGATTCACGACACCTCGGAAACGTTGGTCAATATCGCTAAAGCATTGGGTGATCCTGATTTGCTGGAGAGGACTTTAGTCTATGTTCGTAAGAAGGAAGATGAAACGCGAAAGATCATCGCAGGCTATAAAACGTTACTGGAGAATAAGCAGGCCATCTTGTTTACGGGTGGGGTTAAAACTTGGTCTATGGTTTCCACTTTGGCCGAATTAGGGATCAATATCTTAGCCGGAGGAACCCAAAACTCAACACCGGAGGACTTCCAGCGCATGAAAGAACTGATGGATCCCTCAGCCCAGATCATCGAAGATACAAGTTCGGCGGGCTTCCTAAAAATTATTGCAGAGAAAAAACCAGATCTTATCGTCGCTGGAGGAAAAACAAAATATCTTGCGCATAAGACAAGAACACCTTTTTTGGATATCAACCACGGCCGAAAACTACCTTATGCTGGATATCAGGGGATGGTGACATTTGCAGAAACCTTAACGCGTACAGTGCTTAGTCCTGTTTGGGGGCTTTTAAAACAAGAATTTCCCCCGAAGGAGAGTGAACAAGATGACTAA
- a CDS encoding HutP family protein yields MQEPKTVRKRRPSLERSAIRLALTETREDEDKLKKFLLEAYDMRSGVTEIGGTETNLQHTGKLTNSVMATAFNTGVIPKEARKIHALIHATLEASNSVFIHNNSNASYVLKIGLTTDTEWIAVAIYGRSSLHPLLEHARVGLGFMHL; encoded by the coding sequence TTGCAAGAGCCTAAAACGGTTAGAAAAAGACGACCTTCCTTGGAACGTTCTGCAATACGTCTAGCCTTAACAGAGACAAGGGAAGATGAGGATAAGCTTAAGAAATTCCTTCTCGAAGCTTATGATATGCGAAGTGGCGTGACGGAAATAGGAGGAACCGAAACAAATCTTCAACATACTGGAAAACTAACGAATTCGGTCATGGCAACAGCCTTTAACACTGGTGTCATCCCAAAAGAGGCTCGGAAGATTCACGCATTGATACATGCGACCTTGGAAGCCAGCAACAGTGTTTTCATTCATAACAATAGTAATGCCAGTTATGTTCTGAAGATCGGTTTAACGACAGACACAGAATGGATTGCTGTAGCAATTTATGGACGTTCTTCCCTTCATCCTCTATTAGAACATGCTCGTGTAGGATTGGGATTTATGCATCTTTGA
- the nifH gene encoding nitrogenase iron protein, whose protein sequence is MRQIAIYGKGGIGKSTTTQNTVVALAEMGRKVTIVGCDPKADSTRLILHSKAQTTVMDLARERGTVEDLELDEVLVEGYLGVRCAESGGPEPGVGCAGRGVITAINFLEENGAYTSDTDFVFYDVLGDVVCGGFAMPIRENKAKEIYIVTSGEMMAMYAANNISKGILKYAQTGTVRLGGLICNSRQTDKENELIEALAKSLNTQMIHFMPRDNEVQRAEVRKMTVIEYNSTHKQADEYRTLAKKIENNTMMTIPTPLSMDALEDLMMEFGILDM, encoded by the coding sequence ATGAGACAAATTGCAATATACGGCAAAGGCGGTATCGGAAAATCGACGACAACCCAAAACACGGTCGTCGCCCTAGCTGAAATGGGGAGAAAAGTTACTATTGTTGGCTGCGATCCTAAAGCTGACTCCACGCGCTTGATTCTTCACAGTAAAGCGCAAACGACCGTTATGGACTTAGCTCGTGAACGGGGGACTGTCGAGGATCTAGAGCTGGATGAGGTTTTAGTAGAAGGGTATTTAGGGGTTCGTTGTGCAGAATCTGGGGGTCCAGAACCAGGGGTTGGGTGTGCTGGTCGAGGGGTTATTACGGCTATTAACTTTTTAGAAGAGAATGGGGCGTATACATCAGACACAGATTTTGTCTTTTACGATGTTCTAGGTGACGTGGTTTGCGGTGGATTTGCAATGCCGATTCGTGAAAATAAAGCTAAAGAAATTTATATTGTAACGTCTGGTGAAATGATGGCGATGTATGCAGCCAACAATATTTCAAAAGGAATTTTAAAGTACGCGCAAACTGGGACTGTTCGTTTAGGAGGCTTGATCTGTAATAGCCGTCAAACCGATAAAGAAAACGAATTAATCGAAGCCCTGGCCAAATCCTTAAATACTCAAATGATTCACTTTATGCCTCGGGATAATGAGGTGCAACGCGCTGAAGTTCGCAAAATGACCGTTATTGAATATAACTCAACCCATAAACAAGCCGATGAGTATCGAACCTTGGCCAAAAAAATTGAGAATAATACCATGATGACCATCCCGACGCCGCTTTCCATGGATGCCTTGGAAGATTTAATGATGGAATTCGGGATCTTGGATATGTAA
- a CDS encoding NifB/NifX family molybdenum-iron cluster-binding protein: MLVAFACSDGSTIDSHFASAPAFEMYKFAGVKQGIIHTTLAAEDLDESVDKVDALITMLKECAIVYCTQIGGPAAARLVQSGIHPMKAPEGTKIIDELNKLNNLLLSKKLPPWLKKKLGGIEFV, from the coding sequence ATGCTTGTAGCTTTTGCCTGTAGTGACGGATCAACCATCGACTCGCATTTTGCTTCTGCTCCGGCGTTTGAGATGTATAAGTTTGCAGGGGTAAAGCAAGGCATTATCCATACAACGCTTGCCGCGGAAGACCTGGATGAGTCCGTTGATAAAGTCGATGCACTGATAACCATGCTCAAAGAGTGTGCTATCGTCTATTGTACACAGATTGGCGGACCTGCCGCAGCACGTTTAGTTCAAAGTGGAATTCATCCTATGAAAGCACCTGAAGGGACGAAGATCATCGATGAACTTAATAAACTGAATAACTTGCTGCTTTCAAAAAAATTACCCCCTTGGTTAAAAAAGAAACTAGGTGGTATAGAATTTGTTTGA
- a CDS encoding P-II family nitrogen regulator — protein sequence MKEIMTLIRRHKVPETKKAFEDAGFPALTIQSVEGRGKQGGIGGWAAEIDPELNSVMSADLADDTKFNWIPKRLLTIVVQDDQVKDVVDVIIKANQTGHMGDGKIFVCPLKEVIRVRTGEVGREAVV from the coding sequence ATGAAGGAAATCATGACTTTAATTCGACGCCATAAGGTGCCTGAAACAAAGAAGGCTTTTGAGGACGCGGGTTTTCCGGCTCTAACCATTCAAAGTGTTGAGGGTCGTGGGAAACAGGGTGGCATAGGGGGTTGGGCAGCAGAGATTGACCCGGAATTGAATTCAGTGATGAGTGCAGATCTAGCGGATGATACCAAATTCAATTGGATTCCAAAGCGGTTATTAACGATTGTGGTACAGGATGACCAAGTTAAAGACGTAGTCGACGTGATTATTAAAGCCAATCAGACAGGGCACATGGGAGACGGTAAAATCTTTGTCTGTCCTTTGAAGGAGGTTATTCGCGTTCGCACTGGGGAAGTCGGTCGTGAAGCAGTCGTTTAG